TTGAAAAATAAAGAACATGTATGGATTTTGGTGAGCTTCTGCACTCTAACTTCCTAGGCTTGTGTGCTATGACTATATAAATGGAGGAACACCATATCTCAAAAAGATCTGTAAGAGGAATCAATtgtaatgttatattttaatttaatatgaAGGGAATTGGCCTTATGACAACAACTTCTATATAAAAGACTAAAAACTAGTTATATGAAGTAATATTTCTAACATTCCTCAAATTACATCATAATTCTTATTAAGATAAGGATAAAATATTTTGGATTGTCTAACAAACACAACAATCCAAACAAATACATTTTAAACTATGACCCACTCTTAATAGTTCTTTAAATTGTCTATCAAAACTTCACTATATTGGTTACTAAAAGTGTTCATCATTCACCTTCACAGGTCTTTGATACCAAAACATCACTATCTCGGTTACCAAAATGATTCCTCTTTCACTATTTTAGGCACCAAAACTTCACTATCTTGGGTACCGAAACTATTCCTTCTTCATTATCCtgcaaccaatttttttttttgtcttagatACAAAATTGTTCCTTCGTTACTATCCTGACCAccaaattttttcataggcttggtTACTAAACCCCCTTGAtcaaaacgaatttttttttttgatgatttcgaGCTAGTCATACATTTGACCATATTTGATTGAGAAGCAAGCTTGAGATGAAGTAATTCCTCAATCTCCTTCATCCTTCAACCTCCTCTTTACCCATGTTAAACTTTACCCCCTTGATTTTGAACGTGAGTTTTTTAAATCCTTATTCGACATAACATAAATTGACCTCTAATATATAAAAACTACATGTAACTGTATTAAAAACAAACACATATAAGTATCAAATTCAACAAAAACTACTTCCTGGCTGACTCCCTAGCTGCAACAGGCCTTGAGCTAAAGGGTATGAGGTGCTGGAGACACTTGGCCTCTCATTCTTGAGCTAAAGGGTATGAGGTGCTGGAGACACTTGGCCTCTCATTCTGACAGACAAAAATCCGATGGCTAACTCCCTGGCTACGACGAACCTTGAGCTGAAGGGTATGAGGTGTTGGAGACACTTGGCCTCTCTTTCTGACAGACAAAAATCCCTCACAGGGAGAGATCAAAACTATCTTACCGACCAATGACTTGCTATGGTTTATTTTATGGGTGGACATACTGGTTTATTTGGGGGACCATGATGAAGGcgagaaattcaaatttgaattggtCTGATTTTGCCACGGTGGCCCCCATACTCTGCACCGCTTTGACCTGGCGATGACGTGCTTGCTCACCTGTACAAGTGAGTGTAATGTCGATGATTTGCAGCTGCATCCTTTAATCGCCCTGAAGGTCATGCATTCCTCGACCACTATTCTTTGTCTTCTGCATCAGGAAAAAGAGAACCAGGGAGGTTTGGGAGGTGACGTCACAAAGGACATGTTCGAGTTCCTTGTGGATGATTGGACTGGACTGCTGCTTTCCCAACACATGGAGACTAGAAAAAATGAATAATGGGTGCCTTTCTCCATTTTTGATTATGGTTTTGTTGCTGGATCTGCTGGATCCTGGTTATGTTTAATTTCCTCATCAGCCCCGCATGGCTTTTTAAGACTCTTTTTATTTCCAGGTACTGCTGTAAGAACAATATGCTTATTACTAGTGTTAGTTGGTTTAGTGTCGGTTTCTTTGTGGCTAGTGTTAGTTGGTttagtgttggtttctttgtgggTATGatgcattttcagatttacatggaCATGATTGCCATTAATCTCGTGATGTTCTATAATAGTAGGTGGAATATGTTTTTGATTGTTAAGATAGGGATTGGCTGATACTCTGCCGTTTGTTTGCTGTTAATGTGCTGATAATGCTTTCTTTGAGACTTACTTTGTACTCTGGGTTAATTCCTTAGTTTTggcttttttttttatcaaaaacaaaaactactTCCAATAATATTGTCTTTCAAAACTACATCTCTATCTATATAATTAATTTGATGACCTAGAGTTTTGCCAATTGCACCAAGTACATTATTGAGTGGTTATATAATAACTTCCTTTTGAATCTTGTTATGGTGAAGGCGTATTATACTTAGATATGGATACAAAAACGTTCGTCAATAAAAACTAAAAGCATGTAATTTGACGTGTCACACTTAAATACATGAGAAGTAAAgaaaacatattattattattttttgatttaatataatttattttctcatcactCAATTAACTAAATTTCTTAAAAATAGAATAATGAATGAATATGATAACTTTTGAcatactttattaataattaaaataataaatatgatattattttatgtactttacttatatttttttaaagataaatataCTAGTTTTACGCTATTCCCCTGCTCTGAAAACTGAATTCTTTTGTTGAGAAGACACGCCATTGGCATCTTACAATAATTATTGCGTCTTTGGGCGACCAAGACTAATTTGCTGGATTTGTTCCAAGATTTCCAATTGGTTGAGGTGCTTCAACATTTCCATGGGCGCTTCACAGTTCACACTTCTTAGGCTGGAAATGAACTTAGTCTGATTTGACACCCATTTCAGCGCAAGTTTTCACAAATAAACGCAACCAATTCTCTTTCCACATAAGAAGAACGAACGGCACACAAATGGTGAAAGCAACTGTCACAATGAATAGCTAAAGACCATAGAACTCATTCAAATGCAATGTGTTCAGGAAGGAGATTTGGATATATCTTTCTCTACACATTAACTCTAAAGTGTTTCCAATTTGTTCAAGGTCGGAAATCATCCAATACTCCTGTAGAAGAATATAAAGACACAACCAAACCGTGACTTCCTTGATCTGACATGTTAAATGATTGAAGTTTGTCTGCCATTCCTAAAGAAAGAGTCCCAAAAGTTGTGGTCCAACAACTTAGATGTAAAGTCTGATTGTTCATTTCATCTTCCCtcctttctctcttcttcttctcataagattcttttctagctttttcatTCAAATAGACAACTGAAATACTTATTCTTACAATCTTCTCTCCAGTTCTCATGAACCCAATTGCCCATACCATCTCTGGTTGGTTAGTATCCATTGAATTTCCCAATTATTGCCACATTGTTTTTTCTTAGCTTCGATTTCTGTATTCATTGGCTTGATTTAAGCTCCAGCCCTGCTTCAATCAGTGGAGCTTTTGGTTTGTTTTTCCAATCATCTCTTTGTTCCTAATGGAACGCTGTTGGCTCCTGTATCTTAATTGCTTATTTCTTGTGAATACTATTATGCAagtgttttctttcttttttaaaggGAGGATTCAATCTCGGATGGGATTTGTCTTATCACCATCACTATAATCTCCGTTCACATGATTGTCCTCTATTTATGCATAAAATACTATTATATAAGTTCTTTATTCTTTTAATATATTATTTCAAAAACAATGTATTCAAATTctacaataattgaaaatataagATATGCACTATCTAGAGATCCATTAGATTTTTTAAGCACTCatagaaattaatatttttaaaataaaatatactgATATGATACTTTTGAAATTAAAAACATTATACTTATAAAGGTGCATCAAGCACTTTTATCTTAATACATTGGGTATCCTCTATATTTAAACAATATTGCAAACCTGTACTAAATTGAATCTCTTGGGATTAAATTAGTTTTTGCTGGACAAGACACTTAAACACTCACACATTTTATTGACTCAATGTACCAGCACTTTTTCAAGCTCCATTGGTGGATCTTGACCACTTTGATCAATTATTTTTCGAGATAAAATAAAATACTTTGAACCCCTTGGTATATGCTTTTCTAATCAAAGCACTCACATACTACAAGCTAAGCTAAGTGCATGCGAAGACTGCCCATGTTTTATTGTTTGATATGGAGCAAAGTTTTGTTAATTCAAAAGCATACAGTCCTCCTTTTAGTGTCAAACTTTAGGCGTGCACCCACAGTACGTCCAAGCTTTTTTTTAGTTGTACATGTCATTGTCCTTTAAACAAGCAAATTATGGAAGGCAGTTTGATAAGTTCTCAAACAGAATTGTTAGACAGGTTATATATTTCAATCATGAGCATTTCTACTACAATTATAAACAATAAGACCTGCTATATTATGGTAGCTAGAAACAAACTTCTGATAAAAGCCAAGGGTGAGAGCAACTTTACCAACTTTTACTGTCACAGGTTTTGCATGACCTCAGTGGTGGTAGTTGttgtatatatgatgacacatcctacaaaataaaattattcattTCTCTCCGGTTTTTGTGCAATCCAATGATATATGTACAAATGTATAAACACTAGAGACCGTTGATTCTATTTAAGTGACAGCTATTCTGTATTGGAGAAGAATCCATTGAGGTGTCAAGTAAGGCTGTTCTAAATTGTAAAAGAGAATGAAAGAGCAGAAAGATTTCATGGTAAAATCAATTGAAGACATCATGGCCACAGAGCAAGAAGAAATTAGTTTTTCTACCCATAAGTCTGCACACAAACTTGACAATGGTATAGAAAAGTTTCCCTTTCATTTCTATTCACATTTCAATAAGTTGCCTTGCCTTTTATAGACTGTTATATGCATAGATAGCTGTTATCATAGCTATGGTTTATGTTTTGTGTTTTACAGAGAtaattttcaagttttttttgttgttgtgatgGTTTTCAGATTCATGGCAGAAAGTGGGACTGATGTTAGTTACAAGTTTCAACTGTGTGTACATTTTGGGATATTCAAATCTCATTTTAGTTCCTCTAGGATTGGTCTGGGGAATTATTGGCATGGTTGTTTTGGGTGCGTTCTCACTCTATGCCAATTTGCTGCTTGCAAATTTGTATATTATAGATGGCCAGCGCTTTATCAGATATAGAGATTTAGTTGGCCATGTATTTGGTGAGTACTTACACATTTACCCTTATAACATAGATTATATACAGAAGTATGCATATTATTTACTCAACTGTATTAATCATGCAGGGAAGAAAATGTACTATATAACCTGGGCTCTACAGTTTGCACATTTCATACTCTGCAATATGGGATTCCTACTACTTTCTGGGAGATCTCTCAAGGTACTCCATTTCATTTGCCCTTTCACCTGTATAAATCCAACAATAAGGCAGAATTTCCAATTAGAATCTCTCCACTCAACTATCTGAAAATGTGAGGATAATAGCTTGTATCATTTGAAGGCTTTTGTCTTTTTGATATTGTTTGGAAGGCATGAAAGTTAATTGTATTGCATGGATAAACTGCACTATAACAAAAGTCTATCCAAAATTGTATTGCTTGTGGAGAATAAAAATCTACAGTTACTATTAAGCACTGAAATAGGAGCTGCTGCTGTCAGCAGTGTTGAAAGCTTAACCCTTTACTATTAACTGTTGATGGTACAGGATATCTTTCTGGAAGAAAACAGCAAATGGGTGCCACTAAAACTTCCTGAGTTTATCATGATCTCAGGATTTACATACTTCATTTTTGCCTTCTGGGTACCACATTTATCAGCCTTAGGCATGTGGTATGGAATTTCAGCATTCTTTACCGTTCTCTATATTGCAATCTCAATGATAATATCAATCAAAGATGGTATGGATACGAATTCTAACTTTCTTTTTTCATTAAATGCTTGATTTAGTTTTTAAATTTGTAGCTTGAGGTAAATTTGCTAGAACCTTGTAAGAACATACTTCCTATGTCAGGGAAATCTGGATCCAAAGACTACAACATAACAGGGCAGAAAGAAGAAAAGATTTTCAATGCATTAGGAGCCATAGCAGCCATTGTGTTTGCAAATAACTCTGGCATGCTACCTGAAATTCAGGTGAACATTATTTCAATGATCTttgcttttctttttttcttggatTGGTTATTAAACTATTGATTTATGTGTGTATAATATTCGTTGCTCTAGTTGTGGTATTTATGGCATATAGTTAGTGGAATTCAATTGTTCAATGAAAATGCCTCCTTTCTTTTTGTTTATTTATAACAATTTTGCATTGGCAAGAATTGCTATCAAGAATAGAGCATTGACACCCTAAAATTGCAGTTGAGTGACTAACTGTTAACTTTCTGTCATCTTGCAGGCTACATTGCAAAGACCAGCAATAAAAAATATGCACAAAGCCCTCTACTTACAATTTACCTTTGGAATTGCTATATACTACATGGTGACCATTGTTGGATACTGGGCATATGGATCCTCCATCTCAGACTATATGCTAGGTGACTTAATAAATGGTCCTAGATGGGCTAAAATTTTGGCAAACAGTAGTGTCTTCTTACAGACTATAGTATCACAACATGTAAGTTCAAGGCCCATTCCTTTCAAACAAGTAACATGATACACCCACACCGGGGTCACTCTTTGGACATGGTAAATACTAcaagaataataaaataatgaatgtTGTGAAGCTTTAAAGAAATGCACTGCATATAATCATTGCACAGTTTGGATAGTATTCAATTCAATACATGTTGCTGTTTCTGGATaagattgtgttttttttttcatcactgtgatccaaaacgttgatgtaaAAAACACACACAATCTCATCCAGAAACAGCTATGATAACTGATATATTTAGTATTCAATACATTTTGTAAAAACCTGATATCTTTAGTATTCAATACATTTAGTGACAATGTTTAGGTGGCAATCTTGGCTTTGGAAGTCATATATATTAGGTGATATGTGATGAATGATTGCCTTGCTATGGTTTCAGATATTCTGTGTTCCAGTGCATGAGGCTCTCGACACCAGATTTTGTAAGCTGGATGAACATGAAAGTTCTGTACACAACCTGATAACTCGATTCATACTTCGTGCACTCTTCTTTACATTTAGCACGCTTTGTGCTGCCATGTTTCCCTTTCTAGGGGACTTTGTAACCTTGGTGGGTGCACTGTCCCTTGTTCCTTTGACATTCCTATTTCCAGCCTTGGTATTCCTTAAGGTAATTTTATCATTATgcatcaattttttaaattttttttaaatggagAATCAACACCCATTAGGACCGATCCTATAATTCCATGGATATAGTATAATTCCATGGAATGCTCCCATAATGGGTGATCCTATATTTCCATGGAATGTCCCCTCATTGGAGCACAGCAATACCCATTAGAACTGATCCTACAATTCCATAGATATCCTATAATTCCATGGAATGCTCCCTCATCGGGGCATAGATTTTAAATGGAGAATCAATACCTTCCATGGAATGTCCCCTCATTGGGGCACAGCATTTTTTAAAATGGAAAATCAACACCCATTAGAACTGATCCTATAATTCCATGGAATGCTCCCTCATCGGGGCATAGATTTTAAATGGAGAATCAATACCCATCAGGATTGATCCTATAATTCCATGGAATGTCCCCTCATCGGGGCACACCATTTTTTAAAATGGAGAATCAACACCCATTAGGTCTGATCCTAAACTCTATGGAATGCCGCCTCATCGGGGCATAGCACTTGAATCAGGGCTTGAAACTGCGACCATTATCCATGTTTTTCAATAGCTCAACTGTCCGGTCTAACTCAGCATGTCAAATTTTTATAACCCATCTTTAGTTAGAACTAAGAACTATCCGTTTTGCAAGAATGGATCTAATTGAAGGTGTTTAATATTGCAGGTGAAATGGTGCAGGATAAGTACATGGGAAAAATCATGGCATATTTTCACTGTTGTCTTATTTGGGCTTTTAACATTGGGGAGCACCATATCAGCTATTCGGCTGATCATAATAAATGCTAAAACATACCATGTATTTGCAAACACATGATTCACGTTGTTGGAGATAATAGAATCTGCATTATCAATCAACATGAATGTTCAAATTTGATGGCGTTGACGAGGAGAATTTTCTGCAAAATCTGAACTCTCATTCCATGGATAGAGCAAAAAGGCCGAGGACCCGAAATTAGTAGGGCTTTTGAAGAATTTGCTACACATATTGTTGAATTTTTGAGTGGAAATATTTTAAGTAGAACATGCACACGATGTTTTTGTTCAATTAGTTGTGTCAAAATCAGTCACCATATATCAATCAGTACAGCAATTGTAGGACTTGATAGGCGCACTTGTGGCAGACTTGTCTATgttaaagtatattttcaaaagtGACTTCTTGAAATCTTGGAGAATCCATTATAAgggatttttatttttaatattataaatcaAATCCATTATGATAATATAAATTACTTGgactattttaatattaaattttatagtGCTTTTGCAATATTTTTTATCCTTCTATTTTAAAATGGAGTGATTtaacattaattttttattttatcaatttataacttttaaaaaaaagaTGATTGTTGGCAGCATTATGAGGTGCTGTAGTTATCAATTTGTCAATTTGGTTGAGTCATTTTTATAGTCATATATCCATTATATACCACTTAAATAGTCTAGAAAGAAAAAAACTACTTAAATAGTCTTAAAGGAAAAATTGCCAGAATAAGATAATTAGGTATTATTATGAAATGACGTGATGGAAAAGCATTATGAggttatataaagagagaaaagTGGGAAATTAGACTATGAAAGAAAGTAGAAACATGTGTGGAATAATATGAAATAAGTGTATGTGAGAATAAGGAAGTGTGAATATATTtatgatatatgtatataatatggaTGGAACATGATGAATGAATTATATGACACGTGTAAGCTATAAAAGTATATGAATATATGGTGCTATGGATATACATGTATACGTATGTAATTTATTATAAATTGGTTTATACTTATTGCATATATATGTTCCCCTCTTTATTGCTTCACACCAATGCTTAATACATATAACACAATATTAAACCTTACACTCTAGTCAAGGtttttttgtcaaacagttggttCCATTGTGAAGAggaaatataaaaaggttttttgTCAAACATTTGGTTCCATTGTGaagatgaaaaataaaaatttaatgtgTGAAA
This genomic stretch from Cryptomeria japonica chromosome 8, Sugi_1.0, whole genome shotgun sequence harbors:
- the LOC131057038 gene encoding probable proline transporter 2 translates to MKEQKDFMVKSIEDIMATEQEEISFSTHKSAHKLDNDSWQKVGLMLVTSFNCVYILGYSNLILVPLGLVWGIIGMVVLGAFSLYANLLLANLYIIDGQRFIRYRDLVGHVFGKKMYYITWALQFAHFILCNMGFLLLSGRSLKDIFLEENSKWVPLKLPEFIMISGFTYFIFAFWVPHLSALGMWYGISAFFTVLYIAISMIISIKDGKSGSKDYNITGQKEEKIFNALGAIAAIVFANNSGMLPEIQATLQRPAIKNMHKALYLQFTFGIAIYYMVTIVGYWAYGSSISDYMLGDLINGPRWAKILANSSVFLQTIVSQHIFCVPVHEALDTRFCKLDEHESSVHNLITRFILRALFFTFSTLCAAMFPFLGDFVTLVGALSLVPLTFLFPALVFLKVKWCRISTWEKSWHIFTVVLFGLLTLGSTISAIRLIIINAKTYHVFANT